In Aedes albopictus strain Foshan chromosome 3, AalbF5, whole genome shotgun sequence, the following are encoded in one genomic region:
- the LOC134290080 gene encoding uncharacterized protein LOC134290080: MVPSIPSLESIPSTDQLQGPHNIEKFNTIAETLSLSPISSRNMRSMEYRINKSLQITKAVRKNIFGIDSTDVGKVKAYDEIIMQLKDKFYHPTTDRSEQIKILSVLPKSWSVNKITREFNVPMYMAWQVKDLVYEQGILCTTEKRRGHGIDDDTKQIVREFFDDNDISRPMPGTNDFVSEVRNGKKQQVQKRLLMMSLKEAYMIFVDMYKTVNIGFTVFTQLRPKHCILLDSTGIHNVCICTIHENVNLMFNSIRIVSQDAIIQKMLCDISTRTDNCFFRACEKCACNEHIEEELTLILESNDKEEIIFQQWLNTDRCNLETIIKPVDEFVPYLVDKIDKLITHDFIHKQQSSFLRNKKDTLKDDEILAICDFSENYSFIIQNAAQGYHWNNSQATIHPFEIYYMKDNKLVNVSFIIISEVMAHDTVAVQLFISKMIDFMKQLTNFSKIYFMSDGAASQYKNKKNFASLCRFQSKHALRAEWHFFATSHGKGPCDAIGGTLKRMAKRASLARDYGNTITTPRELYNWAVVQTDKNITKLNFCYVSTEQYIKMSEDLEEIYNNAKTIPGTQKFHSFLPIPGDKVKANRYSNSEDEPKIFSMIGKN, translated from the coding sequence atggtaccatctattccatcattggagtcaattccgtcaacagatcaactacagggtccccataatattgagaagtttaataccattgctgaaacattgagtttatcgccaatctcatctagaaacatgagaagtatggaatatcgcataaacaaatcattgcagattacgaaagcagttcgaaaaaatatcttcggaatagattcaacggatgttggcaaagtgaaGGCGTATGACGaaataattatgcagttaaaggataagttctatcaccctacaactgacagaagcgaacagattaaaatactatctgtacttcctaagtcttggtcggtaaataaaatcacaagagagtttaacgtaccaatgtatatggcgtggcaggtgaaggatcttgtttatgaacagggtattctttgtaccaccgaaaaaagaagggggcatggtattgatgacgatacaaaacaaatagtaagagaattttttgatgataatgatatcagcaggccaatgccaggaacaaatgattttgtttctgaggttcgaaatggaaaaaaacaacaagttcaaaaacgacttttgatgatgtcgctcaaagaggcttatatgatttttgtagatatgtacaaaactgtgaatattggtttcacagtatttacacagttgcgaccaaagcattgtattttacttgattctactggtatacataatgtatgcatatgtactattcatgaaaatgtaaatttaatgttcaacagtataagaattgtgtcacaagatgcaataatacaaaaaatgctttgcgatatttccaccagaacagataattgctttttccgtgcttgtgaaaagtgtgcttgtaatgaacacattgaagaggaacttacattgatattagaatcaaatgacaaagaagagattatatttcagcagtggttgaatactgatcgctgtaatttagaaacgattattaaacctgttgatgaatttgttccgtatcttgttgataaaattgacaaacttataacacacgactttattcataaacaacaatcatcttttctcagaaataaaaaagatacattaaaggatgatgaaattcttgcgatttgtgatttctctgaaaactattcattcataattcaaaacgctgctcaaggatatcattggaacaactcgcaagcaacaatacacccatttgaaatttactatatgaaagataataaacttgtaaatgttagcttcattatcatatcggaagtaatggctcacgatacagttgcggtccagttgttcatctcaaaaatgatagattttatgaaacaattaacgaacttttctaaaatttattttatgtctgatggggcagcatcacaatacaaaaataagaagaactttgctagtctatgtagattccagtcaaagcatgcattaagagcagaatggcatttttttgcaacgtcccacggtaaaggtccatgtgatgctattggtggcactctcaagcgaatggcaaagagagcaagtcttgctcgagattatggaaataccataacaactccacgagagttatataactgggcagttgtacagacagataaaaatataactaaattaaatttctgttacgtatccactgaacagtacattaaaatgtcagaagatctcgaagaaatatataataacgccaaaacaataccaggcactcagaaattccatagttttttgcctattcctggcgacaaagtaaaggcaaacaggtattctaattcagaagatgaaccaaaaatatttagtatgatcggaaaaaattga